A single genomic interval of Lysobacter avium harbors:
- the rfbB gene encoding dTDP-glucose 4,6-dehydratase, giving the protein MPTWLVTGGAGFIGGNFVLDAVQRGIKVVNLDALTYAGNLDTLSSLDGNPSHVFVHGDIGDAALVARLLREHQPDAVINFAAESHVDRSIDGPAEFVQTNVVGTLSLLEQVRDYWKSLDGSRAADFRFLHVSTDEVYGTLGDTGKFTETTPYAPNSPYSASKAASDHLVRAFHHTYGLPVLTTNCSNNYGPYQFPEKLIPLIIAKALAGEPLPIYGDGLNVRDWLFVSDHCAAIRRVLEAGRVGEVYNVGGEAERTNIVVVQTICRLLDQRRPLADGRKRESLITYVQDRPGHDRRYAIDASKLHGELAWEPAITFDEGMARTVDWYLDNAPWVQRVMDGSYRLERIGGVA; this is encoded by the coding sequence ATGCCGACGTGGTTGGTGACCGGCGGGGCCGGTTTTATTGGCGGAAATTTCGTCCTTGATGCGGTTCAGCGGGGGATCAAGGTGGTCAACCTTGACGCCCTGACCTACGCGGGCAACCTGGACACCCTGTCATCGCTGGATGGCAATCCGTCGCACGTGTTCGTCCACGGCGACATCGGCGACGCCGCACTCGTGGCTCGGCTGTTGCGCGAGCACCAGCCCGACGCGGTGATCAATTTCGCCGCCGAGAGCCATGTGGATCGCTCCATCGATGGCCCCGCCGAGTTCGTCCAGACCAACGTGGTGGGCACGCTCAGCCTGCTGGAGCAGGTCCGCGACTACTGGAAGTCGCTGGACGGCTCGCGCGCGGCGGATTTCCGCTTCCTGCACGTCTCCACCGACGAGGTCTACGGCACCTTGGGGGATACGGGGAAGTTCACCGAAACCACGCCGTACGCGCCCAACTCGCCGTACTCCGCTTCCAAGGCGGCGTCCGACCACCTGGTGCGTGCGTTCCACCACACCTACGGCCTGCCGGTACTCACCACCAACTGCTCCAACAACTACGGGCCTTACCAGTTCCCGGAGAAGCTCATTCCGCTGATCATCGCCAAGGCGCTGGCCGGCGAGCCGCTGCCGATCTACGGCGATGGCCTCAACGTGCGCGACTGGCTGTTCGTGTCCGACCACTGCGCGGCGATCCGACGTGTGCTGGAGGCAGGTCGGGTGGGCGAGGTTTATAACGTCGGCGGTGAGGCGGAGCGCACCAACATTGTCGTGGTGCAGACGATCTGCCGGCTGCTCGACCAGCGACGGCCGCTTGCCGACGGCCGCAAGCGCGAATCGCTGATCACCTACGTCCAGGACCGCCCCGGCCATGACCGCCGCTACGCGATCGATGCCAGCAAGCTGCACGGCGAACTGGCCTGGGAGCCGGCGATCACCTTTGATGAGGGCATGGCACGGACCGTTGACTGGTACCTGGACAACGCGCCGTGGGTGCAGCGGGTGATGGACGGCAGCTACCGGCTCGAGCGCATCGGTGGCGTGGCGTGA
- the ssb gene encoding single-stranded DNA-binding protein has translation MARGINKVILVGNLGNDPDMKYTQGGMAICTLSLATTSVRKDKDGQQIEKTEWHRVKLFGKLGEIAGEYLKKGRQVYIEGSIRYDKFTGQDGVEKYFTDIVADEMQMLGGGGGGGAEGGGRDFDREERTSRPAPRQAAAPRREAAPAKSNDFGDDFADDDIPF, from the coding sequence ATGGCACGTGGCATCAACAAGGTGATCCTGGTCGGCAATCTCGGCAACGATCCCGACATGAAATACACCCAGGGCGGCATGGCCATCTGCACCCTGTCGCTGGCGACCACCAGCGTGCGCAAGGACAAGGACGGCCAGCAGATCGAGAAGACCGAATGGCACCGCGTGAAGCTGTTCGGCAAGCTGGGCGAAATCGCCGGCGAGTACCTGAAAAAGGGCCGCCAGGTCTATATCGAAGGTTCGATCCGCTACGACAAGTTCACCGGCCAGGACGGCGTGGAGAAGTACTTCACCGACATCGTCGCCGATGAGATGCAGATGCTGGGCGGCGGCGGCGGTGGCGGCGCCGAGGGCGGTGGCCGTGATTTTGACCGCGAGGAGCGGACCTCGCGCCCCGCACCCCGCCAGGCCGCCGCGCCGCGCCGTGAAGCCGCGCCAGCGAAGTCCAATGACTTCGGCGATGATTTCGCGGACGACGATATCCCGTTCTAG
- the murL gene encoding UDP-N-acetyl-alpha-D-muramoyl-L-alanyl-L-glutamate epimerase, which produces MSNWTFQRDAIDAFRFVRCDFDPITGTATLVYAFDDGPELVETVTVPGAPFELDDARGAAVERALRLLHLVAGVSYYKAATPSKILIDSYAIDAATARLMETIYLNGLGEFAYRNGLDLHDRIRFPADAEDAASAASAGLRGHALVAIGGGKDSLVSIEALRALGIDQTVTWIGGSQLIKACAERTGLPTLNIGRALAPQLFDFNRQGAWNGHIPVTAVNSAILVLAALLRGVDQVVFSNERSASYGSLIRSEDGQTTTEVNHQWSKGWAFESAFGDYVARHVAADLNYYSLLRPLSELAVARQFARIDHYDAWFSSCNRNFHILGERPVNRWCGVCPKCHFVFLALAPFMPKARLVGIFGRNLLDDPAQTAGYDSLLEYHDHKPFECVGEGIESRAAMAALVDRAEWREDALVKRFAEEIRPRLEPTDLGIEPLLVLDAEHRIPAPLWERLRAHLAA; this is translated from the coding sequence ATGAGCAACTGGACGTTCCAGCGCGATGCGATCGACGCATTCCGATTCGTGCGCTGTGACTTTGACCCGATCACCGGCACAGCGACGCTGGTGTACGCCTTCGATGACGGTCCGGAACTGGTGGAGACGGTCACCGTCCCCGGTGCTCCGTTCGAACTGGATGACGCGCGCGGCGCGGCGGTGGAACGGGCGCTCCGGCTGCTGCACCTCGTGGCGGGCGTGAGCTACTACAAGGCCGCTACCCCGTCGAAGATCCTGATCGACTCGTATGCGATCGATGCAGCCACCGCCCGGTTGATGGAGACCATCTACCTCAACGGGCTGGGCGAGTTCGCCTACCGCAACGGGCTCGATCTACACGACCGGATCCGTTTTCCGGCCGACGCCGAAGATGCAGCGTCGGCGGCAAGCGCAGGCCTGCGCGGGCACGCGCTGGTGGCCATCGGCGGCGGCAAGGACTCGCTGGTCAGCATCGAGGCATTGCGCGCGCTCGGAATCGACCAGACAGTCACCTGGATCGGTGGTTCACAACTGATCAAGGCCTGCGCCGAGCGCACCGGCCTGCCGACGCTGAATATCGGCCGCGCGCTGGCGCCGCAGCTGTTTGATTTCAACCGCCAGGGGGCCTGGAACGGCCATATCCCGGTCACCGCGGTGAACTCGGCGATCCTGGTGCTGGCCGCGTTGCTGCGCGGCGTCGACCAGGTGGTGTTCTCCAACGAGCGCTCGGCCAGCTACGGTAGCCTGATTCGCAGCGAGGACGGCCAGACCACCACCGAGGTCAACCATCAGTGGTCCAAGGGCTGGGCGTTCGAGTCCGCGTTTGGCGACTACGTCGCCCGGCACGTCGCCGCCGACCTGAATTACTACTCCCTGCTGCGTCCGCTGAGCGAGTTGGCGGTGGCCCGGCAGTTTGCGCGGATCGACCATTACGACGCGTGGTTTTCCAGTTGCAACCGCAACTTCCACATCCTCGGCGAGCGCCCGGTCAACCGCTGGTGCGGGGTCTGTCCCAAGTGTCATTTCGTGTTCCTCGCGCTGGCGCCCTTCATGCCCAAGGCACGGCTGGTGGGCATCTTCGGCCGCAACCTGCTGGATGATCCGGCGCAGACAGCAGGTTATGACTCTTTGCTGGAGTACCACGACCACAAGCCGTTTGAATGCGTCGGCGAGGGCATCGAGTCGCGTGCCGCGATGGCGGCGCTGGTGGATCGCGCGGAGTGGCGCGAGGACGCGCTGGTAAAGCGCTTCGCCGAGGAGATCCGGCCGCGGCTGGAACCGACGGACCTCGGCATCGAGCCGTTGCTGGTGCTCGATGCTGAGCACCGCATTCCGGCGCCTTTGTGGGAACGTCTGCGTGCGCATCTCGCAGCTTGA
- a CDS encoding polyprenyl synthetase family protein: protein MHASVPQRATPGLDEIQALASDDMTAVDALIRRRLASDVVLINQVSEYIINAGGKRLRPMLLLLAAGALDHRGPDAHQLAAVVEFIHTSTLLHDDVVDESDLRRGRRTANAVWGNAASVLVGDFLYSRSFQLMVELDSMQVQTILADTTNRIAEGEVLQLLHVRNPDTDEAAYIRVIERKTAVLFAAATRLGALLAGVDEATQDRLHDYGLNLGFAFQIADDVLDYASDAETMGKNLGDDLAEGKATLPLIHAIRHSDPDTAETLRAAIQDGDTGALPVVLAAINATGGLDYSRQLARDYASRAVAALEGLDDNAHLGALRGLADYAVNRDH from the coding sequence ATGCACGCTTCCGTCCCCCAACGCGCGACTCCCGGCCTTGATGAGATCCAGGCGCTGGCCAGCGACGACATGACGGCCGTCGATGCCTTGATCCGGCGTCGCCTGGCGTCCGACGTCGTGCTGATCAACCAGGTCTCCGAATACATCATCAACGCGGGCGGCAAGCGCCTGCGGCCGATGTTGCTCCTGCTGGCGGCCGGGGCGCTGGACCACCGCGGGCCGGATGCTCACCAGTTGGCGGCGGTGGTGGAATTCATCCACACCTCGACTCTGCTCCACGACGATGTTGTCGATGAGTCCGACCTGCGCCGCGGCCGCAGGACCGCCAACGCGGTCTGGGGCAATGCGGCGAGCGTCCTGGTCGGCGATTTCCTGTATTCGCGCAGTTTCCAGTTGATGGTCGAGCTGGACTCGATGCAGGTGCAGACGATTCTGGCCGACACCACCAACCGGATCGCCGAGGGCGAGGTGCTGCAGTTGCTGCACGTTCGCAACCCCGACACCGACGAGGCGGCCTACATCCGGGTCATCGAGCGCAAGACCGCGGTGCTGTTTGCCGCCGCGACGCGCCTGGGCGCACTGCTGGCCGGCGTCGACGAGGCAACCCAGGACAGGCTGCACGATTACGGCCTGAACCTCGGTTTCGCCTTCCAGATTGCCGACGATGTCCTGGATTACGCGTCGGATGCGGAAACCATGGGCAAGAACCTGGGCGACGACCTCGCCGAAGGCAAGGCCACACTGCCGCTGATCCACGCCATCCGCCACAGCGATCCAGACACTGCAGAAACGCTGCGCGCAGCGATCCAGGACGGCGACACCGGCGCCCTGCCGGTCGTGCTGGCCGCGATAAACGCCACCGGCGGGCTGGACTACAGCCGCCAGCTGGCGCGCGACTATGCGTCTCGCGCCGTGGCTGCGCTGGAAGGGCTGGACGACAACGCCCATCTCGGCGCGCTCCGCGGGTTGGCGGACTACGCGGTCAACCGCGACCACTGA
- a CDS encoding bifunctional aspartate kinase/diaminopimelate decarboxylase, which yields MAARQKWLVLKFGGTSVSRRDRWDTIGRMAVERGAAEGARVLVVVSAMSGVTNELQAICDGDDAVARVAALAHRHRVFCEELGLDPEQALGQRLAELEGLLQDPRAAGRALAWQAEVLAQGELLSSSIGAAYLCSQGMDFGWCDARDWLQAGHVPNRTEAALRLSVHPRREIEPGFNDRFTQHPRAFVLTQGFIARHEDGGTAVFGRGGSDTSAACFGALLGAVRVEIWTDVPGMFSANPREVPDARLLTRLDYAEAQEIATTGAKVLHPRSIGPCRRAGVPMMILDTSRPELPGTRIDATAAAIPGVKAISRRDGVVLVSMESIGMWQQVGFLADIFELFKRHGLSVDLIGSSETNVTISLDPADNLVTSNVLEALATDLAKVCRVKVIAPCTGITLVGRGMRSLLHRLSDVWATFGRERVHLISQSSNNLNLTFVIDEADADGLLPLLHAELIASGAMPVMDSDVFGPSWREIEYGRPQRREPWWIGQREDLLARAEAGTPRYVYHLATVRERARDMLATDAVDRCFFAIKANPHPAILRTVTDEGLGLECVSLGELEHVFGTLPELPASRVLFTPSFAPRREYEAALARGVTVTLDNIEALQRWPEVFRGRTIWLRLDLGRGDGHHEKVRTGGAAAKFGLPLARFDAFLAHAHALDIRISGLHAHLGSGIEDPRHWREVYAHLAGLADTAGDVDTIDIGGGMPIPYTPDAQDFDLAVWRAGLDEIKAAFPRYALVVEPGRYLVAEAGVLLLSVTQVVEKDGVHRIGCDGGMNVMMRPALYDAWHGIHNISRPGDTSTTAFEIVGPICETGDVLGRKRLLSSATAEDDVILVADSGAYGMTMANTYNLRALPAEDIIE from the coding sequence ATGGCTGCAAGGCAGAAGTGGCTGGTGCTGAAGTTCGGTGGAACCTCGGTATCCAGGCGTGACCGTTGGGACACGATCGGGCGCATGGCGGTGGAACGCGGCGCGGCCGAAGGCGCGCGCGTGCTGGTTGTCGTGTCCGCCATGTCCGGGGTCACCAACGAGTTGCAGGCCATCTGCGACGGCGACGATGCGGTGGCGCGGGTGGCCGCGCTGGCCCATCGCCATCGCGTCTTCTGCGAGGAGCTTGGCCTGGATCCGGAACAGGCGCTCGGTCAGCGCCTGGCTGAGCTGGAGGGTCTGCTGCAGGATCCCCGCGCCGCCGGGCGCGCCCTCGCCTGGCAGGCCGAGGTGCTGGCGCAGGGAGAACTGCTGTCGTCGAGCATCGGCGCCGCCTACCTGTGCAGCCAGGGCATGGATTTTGGCTGGTGCGATGCGCGCGACTGGCTGCAGGCCGGGCACGTGCCCAATCGCACCGAAGCGGCATTGCGGCTCTCGGTGCATCCGCGGCGCGAGATCGAGCCCGGTTTCAACGACCGCTTCACCCAACACCCCCGCGCGTTCGTCCTGACCCAGGGCTTCATCGCCCGCCACGAGGATGGCGGCACGGCGGTGTTCGGTCGCGGTGGCTCGGACACCTCGGCGGCGTGTTTTGGTGCGCTCCTGGGTGCGGTGCGCGTGGAGATCTGGACCGACGTCCCGGGCATGTTCAGCGCCAATCCGCGCGAGGTGCCCGATGCGCGCCTGCTTACCCGCCTGGACTACGCCGAAGCGCAGGAGATCGCGACGACCGGCGCCAAGGTCCTGCACCCGCGCTCGATCGGACCATGCCGGCGGGCGGGTGTGCCGATGATGATCCTGGATACCTCGCGCCCCGAACTGCCGGGCACGCGGATCGACGCCACGGCCGCCGCCATACCCGGCGTCAAGGCGATCAGTCGCCGCGACGGCGTGGTGCTGGTGTCGATGGAGAGCATCGGCATGTGGCAGCAGGTCGGCTTCCTGGCCGACATCTTCGAGCTGTTCAAACGCCACGGCCTGTCGGTCGACCTGATCGGTTCCTCGGAGACGAACGTCACCATCTCGCTGGACCCGGCCGACAATCTGGTGACCAGCAATGTGCTGGAAGCACTGGCCACCGACCTGGCGAAAGTGTGCCGGGTCAAGGTGATCGCCCCGTGCACCGGCATCACCCTGGTGGGCAGGGGCATGCGCTCGCTCCTGCACCGCCTGTCCGACGTCTGGGCGACTTTCGGGCGCGAGCGCGTACACCTGATCTCTCAGTCTTCCAACAACCTCAACCTGACCTTCGTGATCGACGAGGCGGACGCGGACGGCCTGCTGCCGTTGCTGCATGCCGAATTGATCGCCAGTGGAGCAATGCCCGTGATGGATTCCGACGTGTTTGGCCCGAGCTGGCGTGAGATCGAGTACGGCCGCCCGCAGCGACGCGAGCCGTGGTGGATAGGGCAGCGGGAGGACCTGCTGGCCCGCGCCGAAGCCGGCACTCCGCGCTATGTCTACCATCTGGCGACGGTTCGTGAGCGAGCCCGCGACATGCTGGCGACGGACGCCGTCGACCGGTGTTTCTTCGCCATCAAGGCGAACCCGCATCCGGCCATCCTGCGCACCGTGACCGACGAAGGGCTGGGCCTGGAATGCGTGTCGCTGGGAGAGCTGGAGCACGTGTTCGGGACCCTGCCGGAACTGCCCGCCTCCCGTGTGCTGTTCACGCCCAGCTTTGCGCCCCGGCGCGAATACGAGGCGGCGCTGGCGCGGGGCGTAACCGTCACCCTGGACAACATCGAGGCGTTGCAGCGCTGGCCGGAGGTCTTCCGCGGCCGCACGATCTGGCTGCGGCTGGACCTGGGTCGGGGCGACGGGCACCACGAGAAGGTCCGCACCGGCGGCGCCGCGGCCAAGTTCGGCCTGCCGCTGGCCCGCTTCGACGCCTTCCTGGCCCATGCGCACGCGCTGGATATCCGCATAAGCGGCCTGCACGCCCACCTGGGCAGCGGGATCGAGGACCCGCGTCATTGGCGCGAGGTGTACGCGCACCTGGCCGGGCTGGCCGACACGGCCGGCGACGTGGACACCATCGACATCGGCGGAGGCATGCCGATTCCGTATACCCCCGACGCCCAGGATTTCGACCTCGCGGTCTGGCGCGCCGGCCTGGATGAGATCAAGGCAGCGTTTCCGCGCTACGCGCTGGTGGTGGAGCCCGGACGTTACCTGGTCGCCGAAGCCGGCGTGCTGCTGCTCTCGGTCACCCAGGTGGTCGAGAAGGACGGCGTGCACCGCATCGGCTGCGATGGCGGCATGAACGTGATGATGCGTCCGGCGTTGTACGACGCCTGGCACGGCATCCACAACATCAGCCGGCCAGGCGACACGTCGACGACCGCGTTCGAGATTGTCGGCCCGATCTGCGAAACCGGCGACGTGCTCGGCCGCAAGCGACTGCTGTCCAGCGCCACGGCCGAGGATGACGTCATCCTGGTCGCCGATAGCGGCGCCTACGGCATGACGATGGCCAACACCTACAATCTGCGCGCCCTGCCGGCAGAGGACATCATCGAATGA
- the murD gene encoding UDP-N-acetylmuramoyl-L-alanine--D-glutamate ligase, protein MRISQLEGRRVALWGWGREGKAAWRAVRSRLPTLPLTLFCMRDEVAAARGCGDILLNVEVEASADRLAAFDVVIKSPGISPYGAEAAAAAARGTRFIGGTGLWFAEQGDAAGMARNTVCITGTKGKSTTTALLAHLLRAAGRRTALAGNIGLPLLELLDVAPAEAPASWVIELSSYQTGDVAASGVRPDIAVVLNVFPEHLDWHGSEARYVADKLQLVTAARPRVAVLNAADPRLAALDLPDSDIRWFGDESGWHLRGDILFDRDTRVMDTSSLPLPGRHNRGNLCAALTVLDAMGLDAPALATRAKDFIPLPHRLQTLGTRDGLTWVNDSISTTPYASLAALECFADRCVAILLGGHDRGVDWSEFAKALAGHAPQVAVTMGANGPRIHALLAPLAADGEFVLLQAEGLADAVGKARATLDGDGVLLLSPGAPSFGPYRDYVARGRHFAELGGFDPEAISAIPGLGIA, encoded by the coding sequence GTGCGCATCTCGCAGCTTGAAGGTCGGCGCGTCGCGCTGTGGGGCTGGGGGCGGGAGGGAAAGGCCGCGTGGCGTGCGGTGCGCTCCCGGTTGCCGACCCTGCCACTGACCCTGTTTTGCATGCGCGACGAAGTGGCGGCTGCCCGCGGTTGCGGTGACATCCTCCTGAATGTCGAGGTCGAAGCGTCCGCAGACCGGCTGGCGGCGTTCGACGTCGTGATAAAGTCCCCCGGCATCAGCCCCTACGGGGCAGAAGCGGCCGCGGCAGCCGCGCGCGGCACGCGTTTCATCGGCGGCACCGGCCTGTGGTTTGCCGAGCAGGGCGACGCGGCAGGCATGGCCCGCAACACGGTGTGCATCACCGGGACCAAGGGCAAGAGCACCACGACGGCCTTGCTCGCCCATCTGCTGCGCGCCGCAGGCCGCCGGACCGCGCTCGCCGGGAATATCGGCCTGCCGCTCCTGGAGCTCCTGGACGTGGCGCCAGCCGAGGCCCCCGCAAGCTGGGTCATCGAGTTGTCCAGCTACCAGACGGGCGACGTCGCCGCCAGCGGCGTGCGCCCGGATATCGCGGTGGTGCTGAACGTGTTTCCGGAGCACCTGGACTGGCATGGCAGCGAAGCCCGGTACGTGGCGGACAAGTTGCAGCTGGTCACCGCGGCCCGGCCCCGCGTTGCCGTGTTGAACGCGGCCGACCCGCGGCTTGCGGCCCTGGATCTGCCCGACAGCGACATCCGCTGGTTCGGCGACGAGTCCGGCTGGCATCTCCGCGGCGACATCCTCTTCGACCGCGATACACGGGTAATGGACACCTCCTCGCTACCGCTACCGGGACGGCACAATCGCGGCAACCTCTGTGCAGCCCTGACCGTGCTGGATGCGATGGGCCTGGATGCGCCGGCTCTCGCGACACGCGCAAAAGACTTCATTCCGCTGCCGCACCGCCTGCAGACGCTTGGTACCCGCGACGGCCTCACCTGGGTCAACGACTCGATCAGCACGACGCCCTACGCAAGCCTGGCCGCATTGGAATGCTTCGCCGACCGGTGCGTCGCGATCCTGCTGGGTGGTCACGACCGCGGCGTGGACTGGTCGGAGTTTGCCAAAGCGCTCGCCGGCCATGCGCCGCAGGTGGCGGTCACGATGGGAGCCAATGGTCCGCGCATCCATGCGCTGCTGGCCCCGCTGGCCGCCGATGGCGAATTTGTCCTGCTGCAAGCCGAGGGCCTGGCGGATGCCGTCGGCAAGGCGCGGGCGACGCTCGATGGTGATGGCGTGCTCCTGCTCTCGCCTGGCGCGCCCAGTTTCGGTCCGTATCGCGATTACGTTGCGCGCGGCCGGCATTTCGCGGAGTTGGGCGGATTCGATCCGGAGGCGATCAGCGCAATCCCCGGATTGGGAATCGCCTGA